The DNA window GTAGCCCCGAAACAGCAGCTCCTCACACACCCCGGGGACGAGCGCCAGCATCGTGATGTTGAAGACAAGCCCCAGGTCGCTCTGCAGCACGCTCCGGATCATCTCCAACTGCGACTGCTCCATCACCCGAACGGACTCCGGCAGCGGCAGCGCCCGGTTCACTTCGGCGAGCCACTGCGTCACGGGCTGCAGCCCCACGATCCCGACCAGGGCCAGCGCCAGAAGCCGCCCGTCCACGCCCCGCAGGCGCAGGTACGCCGCCCACTCGGAGGAGTGCAGGCGCGCCGCCAGCAGCGCCGGCACCGCCAGCCCCAGCGCCTGCCCGATGCTGTTGCTGACCAGCAGCTCCTGCGTGTAGGACGCCATCAGGCGATCCGGATTCTGGAACGCCTCCATCGACAGCCCGCCCTCCGCCATCGCGATCTGGGCGAGGAGCGCGATTGGGGTGAGGAGAAACTGAAACAGCAGAAACGCGGCCCCGAGGCCCAGCAGGCCCGTTACGAAGCTCAGGGTAGGTCGCCCCACCGATGCCCGCTCCAGCGGGCCGTTCAGCGGAAGGCGCCCCCGTCGGGTCCACAGATCGATCAGGACACCGCCGGGAGCAGAGGAGGAAGACGCCACAGCGTGAAAGACCCAAGACGAGAAATAGGCGGGGCGCCTTGAAAGTGCGGCCTCCCCTCCTGTTTGCCCCTTTGCCGTTTCTTCGTAGGAACACTTTGGGGCGTCTCGCGAACACTGTAGTGGCACTTTTACACTTGCGCTCGTAGCTCAGTCGGACAGAGCATCGGTTTCCGGTACCGAAGGCCGGGGGTTCGAATCCTCCCGAGCGCACATCGTCATAGACAGCTCCCCTCGCCGATTTTGGGCCCTGGCGCCCGAGATCGGTTTTCTGTTGTAGATGCATTTCTGGCCCACGAAGCCCCAGGTCGGCGTCGCCCTTCGGTTTGGCAACAGTGAAGAGTAACGACTCGCCGTCTCCCGACTGAGGAGATTGGGGAGCGCATCCAACCCTGTGCCCCCGCGGAGGCGTCGATGGGGGGCGCACCACCACGCCGAGATCGGACGTCACGGCCCCCCCGGTCGTGAGCTCAACAAAATTGGGGGCTAGATCTGGAAACAAGCTTCGGAAGAAAGCTCAGATCGTTGTGAATTATAACCACCCTATTCGTCGGGTCAAGACTGGCGAATCAGCGGCCAGCGTCGTTTCCGGCAGGGTTTCTCTCGTCGGCTGCCCCATCAATCACGGTACGATGAGTTCTTGGACTCGCGTTTCATTCGATCCGGGGAAAACCGGGATTGAGGCGATCACCAACGACCTCCAGAAGGCACTGGAAGATCCGGATACATTCATCCATAACGACATGGTCGTGTGGAAGGCCTTCGACGAGGTCGACGCTCAGCGCCTGACTGATCTCGGGATTGAGGCGTCTCGGGCCCTCGTCATGCACGTGAGCGACACGTCGAATTCGGGGAGCGGTCGGCTTTACAAACGAATCGACTCGGAATTTATCCTTCTGGATGCCATGTCGGGCGGTGAGGGCTACTTCGGGCGGGACGTTCTTGCCTACATGCAACGCGAGCACGGGCTCGTGGGGGCGGCCTAATGAGCAGACCACTCGTTGACTTTGCCCGGCGACTCCAACCCGATGCCGACGCGACCACCGCCGACGCGGTCGTCGAAACCGCCGCAACGAATCGGCGGGCCGAGTTCGAATCGGCCCTGTACCGGCTCTTCGCGAACCTTACGGGGGCGTCGGCCCCCTCGGTTCGGCGGCGGAGTGCCCGCGCGGTGTACCAGCTTTCGGAGATCGTTCCCGGCGCACTCGTGACGTACGGGACGGAATTGATCCCTGCCCTCGACGACGACCCGGCGCGTCCCTACATCGCCGGGAGCCTGACCCACATCGTTTACGAAGGCATGCGCGGAGAAACCTTCCGCAGCGACCGGGAGGCCCTCGTCCAGGACCTCGCCCGGCAGATCGGCACCGACACCACCGTTTCGGCGGTTCGCTATTTGTCGCGGATCGCGACGCGCTGGGACCGAATCGTCGCGACCGTGGAGCCCACCCTCGTCGACGGCCTATCGAGCGAGGACGAGGCCGTCCGGACCGCGGCCGTCCGGGCGTTCGCGACAATGTGGGCACACCACCTCGACGGAACCGACGCGATTCCGCCCCTGCTCGACTGTACCTGCGACTCGTCGCCGCTCGTGCGGGCACACGCCATCGCGGCGCTCGGCGACATTGCGTTTCAGGATCGGGGGGAAGAGGACGCCCCCGTCGCGGCCACCCCCGAGATTATCGATGCGGGAACGAGGTTGCTCACGGACGACGACGAGCGCGCCCGGTACGACGCCGCTGCGTGTTTTGCCGAGGCGCACTACTGGGTGGAATATGAAGGCGATCGCTGTTGGATCGAGACCGTCGACCGCAACCGCATCGACGCGGCGGTTGACGCTCTCGTTGAGGCCCTCGACGATCCGTCCACCCCCGTCGTCCGGCAGGCGGCGGCCGCCCTACACATCTACGCTCGCTTCGAGACGCGGGCCCTCATCCCGCACGTCGACCGCCTCGTCGACTACGGATGGAGCGTGCAGCCCAACAGCACGTTGATTCAGCGGGCGCTCAAATCCCTAGCCGCTGACCATCCCTCGGCCCTCAGCGATCACAGCTCCTTCCTCCTCGACCGACTGCGCAACCATAAGGACGCAACCGCCGCGACGATTCTGGGGCGGCTTGCCCCCGCCGACGGCGAGGCCGCCCACTCGGCCGTCTCGTCCCTCACCGATCTGCTCGGCAGTCCCAAGCACACGGACCGTCGGACTGCCGCGAAGGCGCTCGCAGAGGTCCACCGTGTCGACTCGACGCTCGTTCCCGACTACGTCGAGGCCCTCACCGAGGCCGTCGACGGCACCGACGTGAACACCAAACCGGGAATGGGATGGGAGCCCCTTGCGACTCTGGCCCCGGATCACCCGGAGACCGCGACGGCTCTCGCCTGCCAGGCGGTTGACCGACTGACAGAGTGGCCCTCTCCGCCTGATTTGCGTCTCGTGTACAAACTCGGTGAAGCCAACCCGCACACGATTTCCCCCGTGGCCGACCGACTCATCGATCTGCTCGACCACGACAACACCAGCGTCGTCGGTGCGGCAGCAAAGTCGCTGAGGGGGGCGCTCATGTTGGACGGCTCGGTTCAGATCCCCCCGTCCGCCGCTGCCGCCCTCGCATCGCGGCTCGACGACCTCTCCAGATCCGCTCGGATGGACGCGGAGCGAATTATCGACGTGGTCCGGGAAGAATCCACGGACGCCTGAGTCCTGGTCCTATTCCCTACAGGAGCGCGGCGGCGCTGGACTACTTCTCGTCCGATGCCCCGATCGACTCCAGCGCCCGCAGGGCCTCGGTGGGCACCGCGAAGATCACGGTGTTCGAGTCGTCGCTGCTAAGGCTGTTGAGCGTTTGCAGGGTGCGAAGGTGGAGGGCGCCCTCTTCGTCGTTGAGCGTGCTCGCCGCGTCGGCCATGTTTTGGGCCGCCTCCAGCTCCCCCTCCGCCTGGATGGTGACGGCGCGGCGCTCGCGCTCGGCCTCGGCCTGCCGGGCAATCACCCGCTTCATGTTCTCCGCCAGGATGATGTCTTTGAGCTCAACCGACTGCACCTCAATGCCCCACGGGTCGGTGGCCTCGTCGATGATCTCGCGGATCTGCTGGGAGATGCGCTCCCGCTCGGCCAAGAGCGCATCGAGGTCCACCTCCCCGACGATGTTGCGCATGGTGGTCTGGGCCAATTGCTGCGTGGCGTACATGTACTCCTCCACCTCTAGGATCGCTTTCTCCGCATCCCGCACCTGGTAGTAGATGACGGCGTCGATCTCGACGGTCACGTTGTCGCGCGTGATGCTCTCCTGCCGCGGCACGTCGACCGCCTTCACGCGCATGTCGACCCGTTCCCACGACTGGATCAGCGGGATGACGGTCCCGAGGCCCGGCTCCATCACCTTGACGAACTGGCCGAGCATGAACTTGACGCCCCGCTCGTACTCCTTCACGACCTTGAAGGTGCGCACGACGAGGACGACCGCCACCAGAACGACGGCGGCCAGCAGATAAAACGAGAGCATGAAATTCGGGGCGCTGGGGAGAGGAGATTGGAATGTGGGTTGCCTACGCCCTCCTCCTCCGATTGATGACGGGAATTTCATTCCCCTCACATTCTCAATCGGCGCCCTGAGGCGGAGCGGACCGGGACAGGTAGCGGCCCGCAGGTCAAGAGCACGTGAGGGGAATGGCAGAAATCAGTTATTCCTGGGAATGCGTTCCTGCTCCAGCGGGCTCGCCCGAACAACCCCTCGGCTCCGTGAGTGCCTACGTTCACGACACTCTGAGAAAATGGGTGTCGGTCCCGTCCACGCTGTTGTTCCGCTCCGTTTCGCCTCTGTGCCAAATCCCATCCGCGCCACCGTCGAGGGCATCGGGCGCCTCCTCGTGTATCTGCGACTCATCACGGCGTCGCGGGCGCAGCGGATTGCGGGCCTGGCCTGGCCCCGCATCCTGACGGGCCTGGCGCGCATGTCGAAGGCGACCGCCGACGTGGCGATGGTGGGCGTGGCCGTGGGGCCGGCCGCCATTGCGGGCGTCGGCTACGGGGTGCCGTACTGGACCATGACGTACATGCTCGGGGGCGGCATTGCCGGGGGCACAATTAGCCTCGTTTCGCAGCGGTACGGGGGAGGGCGGTACGACGACATCGACCGGGCGGTGAAGGTGAGCGTGATGGCCGCGCTCCTGGTGACACTGCCCCTGGTCGTCGTGTTCTGGACGCTGCCGGAGCCGCTCATTCGCCTCATCGGGACGGGCGAGGCGGCCATCCAGTACGGCACGCGGTACCTGCGGGTCGCGAGCCTGGCGATGCCCTTCGCAGCCCTCAACCTGATCGGCAGCCGCACCCTCATCGGGGCCGACGACGCGTGGACGCCCATGATCGTGCGGGCCGGGGGTGCAGTGATCAACGTGGGGCTGAACGCCGTCTTTATCTTCGTCTTCGACCTGGGCGTGGTCGGGGCCGCGCTGGGGACGGTGCTCGGGAGCGTCGGCGGCGTGCTCGTTCTCGGGTGGGGGCTCACTGTGGGGCGCCTTCCGTTTGTGGGGCCCCTGCCCGTGCAGGTCGACTGGTCGGCCCCCTACTGGGACGCGGCGGACGCCCGGCACCTGGCCCGCATCTCGACGCCCCTGGCCCTGCGGAAGGTGGCCCAGAACGGCGGGCAGTTTCCCCTGCTCGCCATCGTGGGCCTCTACGGGCCCAACATGGTGGCCGCCTTCGTGGTTGCGCTCCGCGTGCGGGCCCTCATGAACACGCCCGGCTGGGGCTTCGGGCTGGCCTCCAGCAGCCTCGTCGGCCAGTCGCTCGGCGCGGGCAACGAACAGGACGCCGACGGCTACGCCCGCGACACCCTCCGCTTCACCGTTGCGACCTACGCCCTGGTGGGCGCCGCCGTGTTCGTGGTGGCCGACCCGGTCAGTGCCCTCTTCGTGGACGACGGCGCCGTGCGGGCCACCACGACGGCCCTCATCCGGGCGGCCTGCGTGAGCGTGCTGCTCTGGGGGGTCATGAACGGCGCCCTGGGGCCGCTCCGCGCCAGCGGCGACACCACGTGGCCCTTCTACGGCCAGCTGCTGGGGCTCTTCGTCTTCGCCCTCCCCCTGGCCTACCTCGGGGCCGTCACGTCGCTCGGCATCTGGGGGCTCTACGGCACCCTGTTCGCCGAGACGGCCGTGCCCGCGGCGGTCATTTACTACCGCTTCCGGACGCAGAAGTGGAAGCGCATCAGCCGGCAAAACCGGGAGGCCGCGATGGGACAGGCGTCGTAACGCGCCACGGGCCACCCTCCGCCCTTCTCAGAAGCGGAGCGTGAAGACGGACCCGTCGCTCTCCGTGGAACGACCGCCGGTCGCAACCTCCCCGATGCGATGTCGTCTATTCAGGCCCGCGCCCCCAAGCATTATCCACTGCCTGATCATTTCCGACCGTCAGATCTGGCTTATCGCCGCCGGCCTCATCGCCGTCGACCTGCTCGTGTTCATGATCCCCATCGTTCCCGTACTGGCGGCGTACGTCCTCGTCGCACGCCCCGCCTGGTTCAAAGAATTTATCGACGACGTGTACGACCGCACAGGGCCGCACTAGTCCCCGCCAAGCGGTCGTCGGAACCCATATTGCCGAAGAGTTACTTGCAATAACAGAATCATCTCGCACAGTCTCACTCCAACCCTCGTTTGTTTATGTCTCTGAGTCACTGCCGCGTTGCTGTTCTCGTCGACAAATCATTCGAGGATCTCGAGTTCTGGGTCCCGACCATGCGGCTCCGGGAGGAGGGCGCCGAGGTCGTGGTCGCCGGCCGGGAGGCCGACGCCACGTTCACCGGCAAGCACGGCCTCACGGCCACCACCGACGTGGCCGCCCGCACACTTGCCCCCGGCGATCTGGACGGCGTCGTCGTCCCGGGCGGCTGGGCCCCCGACAAGCTCCGCCGCGACGAGGGGGTCCAGGCCCTGGTGCGCGAGATGGACGCCCAGCAGAAGATCGTGGCTCAAATCTGTCACGCCGGCCTCGTGGGCATCTCCGCGGGCATCGTGGAGGGCCGCCAGGCCACCGGAAGTACGGGCATCAAGGACGACCTCGTGAACGCGGGCGCAACCTGGGTCGACGAGGCCGCCTTCCAGGAGGACCACCTCGTCTGGGGGCGCGTCGTGAAAGACATTCCGGCCTTCTGCCGGACCCTCGTGCAGGCCCTCCAAGACGCGTAGGCGGGCCGCTTCGGCGGCCCCCATCCCAGCGCCTCCCCCCTGCCCCCAACGACGAAAAGGGATGGCCGGGCAGCCGGCCATCCCTTCAGGGCATCTTTCAGGCAATGCGGATCGGCCTTCTCAGGCCCACCGGAAACCAGAACTACGCCCCCACAATCTCGTCGTAGTTCTCGCCGACGGCGTCCCAGTCGACGACGTTCCACCACTCGTCGACGTAGGTGCCGCGCTCGTTCTGGTAGTTGAGGTAGTAGGAGTGCTCCCACACGTCAATCCCGAGAATGGGCGTGTGTCCCTCCAACAAGGGATTGTCCTGGTTGGGCGTGCTGGTCACGGTCACGTCGCCGTTGGGCTGCGCGACGAGCCACCCCCAGCCGCTGCCAAACTGCCCGGTCGCCGCATCGGCAAAGGCGTCCTTGAAGTCCTCGTAGGAGCCAAAGGCGTCGTGGATGGCGTCCGCAAGGTCTCCGTCGGGCGTGCCGCCGCCGTCCGGGGACATGACGTTCCAGAAGAGGCGGTGGTTGTAAAAGCCGCCCCCGTTCTGGCGCACCGGCGTCTGAACGTCCGTCGGGAGCGTGTCGAGGCCAGCAAGAAGCTCTTCAATCGAGTGCTCCTGGAGGTCGTCGTGCCCCTCCAGCGCGTTGTTCAGCTTTCGCGTATAGCCGGCATGGTGCTTGTCGTGGTGGATCCGCATCGTCTGCTCGTCAATGTGCGGCTCCAGGGCGTCGTAGTCGTACGGCAGGTCAGGGAGATCAAAAGCCATAAGCCGTTGTCTAATTTGTTGGTGAATACGCCGAAGCTTTTCATTGTGCTACTGTTTGGATAAACGCCCCAATCTGGATCTTTGTTTTGGCTTCCCAGAGAGTTCGCCCACCTCAACGATCTGGTCTTTTTCCGGAAATCTCCTGTTGTCTGGGGCCCTCTCCTAGCCAAGAAGGGCCCGCAGGAAAACCGTTCCGGCCCACAGGAAAAAGACGGCGTAGAGGACGCCGCTGGCCCGGTTCCACCACTTCGCGGCCCGTGCGCGGCCCTGCTGGGTCAGCACGCGGCCGTACGCCGTGCAGCCGCCGGCACACCCGAGCAGCCCCAGCCACGCGGCATTGCGGTACTGCCCGGCCAGGAGCATGACGCCAATTCCGAAGACGAGCCCGGCGTACAGCGCCGTGATGGCCGTCCAGTTGAGATTCGATTCCGAGGCGGAGGACGAAGCAGACACAGAGAGCAGCATGCTACGGGAAAGAACGTGAGGCGGGGCCAACCGGAGGAGAGGCGCCCTACGCCCTCGATGGCTCCTCAACGATTTGTCGCGACGTTCCGTCCACGGCGAGTGCAAAGTCCGCCCCGAAGGCGGTGGCCGGCGTCTGGTACCCGGCGGGGGCGGTTCCATCGAGGACCCGCTGGAGGGCCTCCACCGCGGACCGTGCCGTGAAGGTGTAGGCCTCCGGCCCGTGGAGCCGGGCGGTCGTGACGCCTCCCTCCGAGCCCCGTGCCGAGGCCCAGACCACGGTGCGGCCCTGCTGGCGCTCCTCGGCGGACGGGCCGGGACGGCCCTGCTCCACGAGCCGTTTTAGGAGTTGCTTCAGGGGGGGCCACGTCAAAATCCCCTGCACGTGCCGGCTGGCCCGGAGCAGCGACTGGACGAGGAGCGGCACGGCAATGTAGGCGGTGACGTTGGGCACGTCGGTCGAGACCCCACTCGTCACAACGCTGCCCTCGGGGATGGACGTGACCCCGCGGCGCCGGTCCCCGAAGTCGACGTTCCGGCTCGTCCACCCCGGCGGCACGTCGTGGAGCCGCCCCTCCCGGCGCACCACCCCGCCCCGCCCCATCTGCTCGATGAGCGTCTTGAGGGTGCCCTGCGACACCGTGCCCTCGGCGTACAGCGCCACCTCAAGGATGTCGGCGTCCGGGGTATGTGCCGCCACGAAGCGTGACAGACAGTCGCTCGGCACCACGTCAAACCCAATGCCGGGAAGCACCATGCAGCCCGCAGCCTCGGCGTCCGCGCCGCGGTCGGCCAGCCGCCGAAACACGTCCACCTCCCCCGTCAGGTCCAGGTAGTGGGTCCCCGTCTCCAGGCACGCGGCAATCATCGGCGGGGCCGTGCGGACGAAGGGCCCCGCACAGTGGAGGGCCACGGAGATCCCGTCGAGGGCCGTCCGGAGCCGCTCCGGGTCCGATAGGGACACGGTTCGGGTCGGGAGATCCAGGGCCGCGCCCAGCTCCGCAAGTCGATCGGCGTTTCGGCCCGCCAGTACGGGCTGGAGCCCGCGTTCGACCGCCGCCCGGGCAATCAGTTGCCCCGTGTAGCCGTAGGCGCCGTAGATGAGTGCAGACATTTGTGATTCTGGTCCGTGCTGAGAAGACAGTTCACGACGTATAGTCCGGCGCAACGGCCCGAAGCCCCAGCTCCAAGGCCCGAAACTGCAGGTGCATCGCCGTCTTGAGCGGGACGGGACGGACGTCAAACGGCGCGAGCAGCTCGTCCACGTCTTCGCCCCGATCGAGCCGCGCCTTGATGTCCGGCAGGCGCTCCCGAAGTTTGAGGTACCGTGTGGGCTGGTGTCCGTCGCCCTCCTCGCCGCGAATAAGAAATAGAGGGAGTTCCGTCACGAGCGAGAGCGGGTCGCCCCCCAGCGACGCGACAAACTCCATCGAGCTGTCGTGGAACCGCTCGGCCATCGCGGCATCGCTCCGGGCCCGGAAGTACGTCCGCATGGCATCGCCGCGCGGGGTGGTCTGGAAGCCCGGCTCGATCCAGAAGAATCCCTTCTCCCCCTTCCGGTTGTGGTCGTGCAGGGGCAGTCCTTTCGCCGCGGCGGCGCTCGCAAAGTCGTCCCGAAGCGACTGCGTGCGGAAGGTCCAGGGCCGGTTGATGAGCAGCATCGCGCCCTCTCCCGCCGACATGCCGTGCAGGCTGGCGTGAAGGTCGAACGGGCCGTGCTCCCGCAAGAAGGCCGAGACGTGCGTGTTCTCAGGGCGCATGTCCGGGAATCCGTACTCCATGTCGCGCCCCGGGTTTTCCCGAACGGCCTCCATCAGGTACGCCTCCAGGTCCGGCCACGCCTCCATCCAGGCCCGGTTGCGCGCCTCCCCGTCCGGGTTCGTGTGCGGCACGACCACGAACTGGAAACGCCGAAGCAACGATTCCATGTCGTCCCGCCGCGCCAGCCCGTTGATGAGAAAGGACCGAAGGGTTTCCGGTCCCACGGGCTCGTCCGCGTGGTTTCCGGCAATGAGGCTTACCGTGATCGGCCCGGTGCCCACCACCGCCCCGTAGAGCATGGTCCCGTCTTCGCTTGAGCCCAACTCACGAAAGGTCGCAACATCGGGGTGCTGTGCACAGGCCGACTCAATCGGAGAGCGGACCGTGCCGTGCGCCCGGAAGGTGGGGGTTTCGTCGACGAGGCTCGTTAACGCAAACGACATGCTGACGCGAACAAATTTATGAACGGCGGGACGATTTTGAGACCGGGATGGGTTCTTGAACCAGCCGCCCTCACGTTCTTTTGCTGGAAAAATTGACTTCGAGTTTTGAAAATTATATAATGGATCTCAGATGGCAGACCATTCACATCTGGCGCCACGCCATCGTGGTGTGTGCATCGGACTGCGGATGCTCTGCCGCGCAGCATACGTTCTTTCGACTGACCTTTCAGCAGCACCATGGCAGAGCGCGAAACGGGAACCGTCAAGTGGTTCAGCAACGAGAAGGGCTACGGGTTCATCGTCGCTGAGGACCGAGACGAGGATCTGTTTGTCCACTACAGCGAGATTGACACGGAGGGCTTCAAGAGTCTCGACGAGGACGATCGGGTCGAATTTACGGTCGGGCATACGGACAAGGGGCCCAACGCCCAGGACGTCGTGGTCATCGGATAAGGGCTGTCCCCGCTCGTCCCATCCCGGAACGTGCGCCCCATTCCATGCGGGATGGGGCGTCTCTCTTGTGGGGTTAGGGCCGAACCCCGCCCACGCGGAGCAGGCGATCGGTGTTGTATTGGGCATCTCGGTAGTAGACAAACGCCGTGTAGGTACTGGCCCGTCGGGGTTGCGTTCGGCGCATCTCCTCCGCAAGGCTCGGGTCCGACGTCGAGTAGAAATACTGGTGGCGGCCCTGCTTGAGGAGGACGCGCCCCTCGTACCGCCCCTCCCGCGCGTTCCAGTCCATGGAGGTGCCCTGGGCCGGGTCCATCCCGCTGAAGCTTCCGGCCACCACCAGGGGGGCTCGGTAGGGCGCTTCGCCGGCGGGCACGAAGGCAAAGGTGGTCTCCACGTACTCGGCGGTAATGCCCGGGTCCGCCTGGGCCGAGAAGGCGCCCCGGACGACCGTCTGTCCGTTGAGGGCCGGCCCCCTCGACGCCTCCGTGAAGCGGGCGTAGTCGGGATCCAAGAACACCCGGATGGGCGACGGGGTGCGTTCCACCCGGGCAATCTGGGCGGTCGACCGGAGTGTGCTGAGGTCGACCTTGTACTCCGCCGTTGCGGGGGCGTAGGCCCGATCCCGCTCCAGTTCAAATTCCAGTTTGGGCTGGCGCACCAGTAGCGGACGGTCCTCGCACCGGGTGTCCGCGAGGCGGCCGTTCCGGACAAAGCACACGGCGTGCCCGAACGGGTCGCCTCGAATCGCGGACGGCGGGGCAAAGCGGGCACGCGGACGGACGGAGGGCTGTTGCTGCCCCGGTACCGGAAGCCCCTCGGCGTCCAACTGGAGGCCCCCTTCCCCCTCCGTCACGAAGAACGGCTGTTCGAAAAGAACCGAGTCCCGGCGCCCCCGCTCAGTCACCCGCAGAACGTAGTTGCCACTGATCCGGAACCGAATGTCGTCGTTGGGGAAACGGTACCGGTAGTGCACGTACGGCACTTTCGTCCCCCGAGACGGGCGGTAGTCGACGAGGCGATCGTCCTGGAACGATTCCAGGGTCTGTCCCGGCGAGAGGTCTCGGCGCCACGTCCGGTCGGCGTGCTGAAAATAGACGGAAAGCGGGCGCCCCTCCGCCGCCAAGAGATCGAACTCTAGGGTCAGGCCGTCTCCCCCCGTCATCGACGTGACCGGCAGGCTCTGCTCGTCGTCCCCCTGATACAACTGAACGGTACGGACCGAGGCGGACGGCGGGGCCAATTCGGGCTGAACTGTTGCCGAAGCCGGAGCGGACGAGTCGGCCTGTTCCGCCTCCTCCGTCGACTTGCACCCCATCGTCAGAGCGACCGCCACGACACAAACGAGGAGCCCAAACGCCCAACGGGAGACGACGCGCATATTACCGATTGCGTGGCTCATTGTGGTTGGCGAAAGGGGCACTGTTACACCGAGAAGTCTCCGTTGGGGATTTGCTTGACCCAACCAGCAGTCGAGAGGCGTGGTTCGGGACCGGACGGCGAGGCCGACCGGCCCGGTTCGGGGTCCCCGAATCGACTGCCCGCCTCTCCCACCACGCAAAGACGGAGGCTCGTTCCTCGTCCCCGAGCGCCCGGGCCCGGCGTGCCCCCCCGGCGGCCCATCGCCGCGCCGCCGCCGTCGAGTCCGCCCGCAGGGCCGCCTTGGCCCCCCACGCCGCACGCTGCAGTTCCCATGTCCGGTGCCAGGCCCGCGGCCGACCGGCACGTACCGGCACGCCCAGCCCCTCCCACAGGGGCAGTGCGCGGCGGTACCGCCGCGCGTCCATCCACCGGACCGCCCGCCAAGCCCGTACCTCGGCGTCCTGGGCCCCCGTGTCCGCCAGGCGGCGGGCCTGCGCGGCTGCGGAGCCTGCACTCGTGAGCACCCGAACGACGGAGGGACGGTCGGCGATCGCGTCCCG is part of the Salinibacter ruber DSM 13855 genome and encodes:
- a CDS encoding CPBP family intramembrane glutamic endopeptidase yields the protein MASSSSAPGGVLIDLWTRRGRLPLNGPLERASVGRPTLSFVTGLLGLGAAFLLFQFLLTPIALLAQIAMAEGGLSMEAFQNPDRLMASYTQELLVSNSIGQALGLAVPALLAARLHSSEWAAYLRLRGVDGRLLALALVGIVGLQPVTQWLAEVNRALPLPESVRVMEQSQLEMIRSVLQSDLGLVFNITMLALVPGVCEELLFRGYAQRQFERAAGPAGGILLAGGLFGLYHLRPSQALPLTVLGLYMAYLVWRTGSLVPAVLVHIAHNGMAVVGARYAETHPDYSVRALEQTSMPWSLVGLGFVIVGSVLYVMHPFAARIRDAQGGTERSSH
- a CDS encoding HEAT repeat domain-containing protein, with protein sequence MSRPLVDFARRLQPDADATTADAVVETAATNRRAEFESALYRLFANLTGASAPSVRRRSARAVYQLSEIVPGALVTYGTELIPALDDDPARPYIAGSLTHIVYEGMRGETFRSDREALVQDLARQIGTDTTVSAVRYLSRIATRWDRIVATVEPTLVDGLSSEDEAVRTAAVRAFATMWAHHLDGTDAIPPLLDCTCDSSPLVRAHAIAALGDIAFQDRGEEDAPVAATPEIIDAGTRLLTDDDERARYDAAACFAEAHYWVEYEGDRCWIETVDRNRIDAAVDALVEALDDPSTPVVRQAAAALHIYARFETRALIPHVDRLVDYGWSVQPNSTLIQRALKSLAADHPSALSDHSSFLLDRLRNHKDATAATILGRLAPADGEAAHSAVSSLTDLLGSPKHTDRRTAAKALAEVHRVDSTLVPDYVEALTEAVDGTDVNTKPGMGWEPLATLAPDHPETATALACQAVDRLTEWPSPPDLRLVYKLGEANPHTISPVADRLIDLLDHDNTSVVGAAAKSLRGALMLDGSVQIPPSAAAALASRLDDLSRSARMDAERIIDVVREESTDA
- a CDS encoding slipin family protein — translated: MLSFYLLAAVVLVAVVLVVRTFKVVKEYERGVKFMLGQFVKVMEPGLGTVIPLIQSWERVDMRVKAVDVPRQESITRDNVTVEIDAVIYYQVRDAEKAILEVEEYMYATQQLAQTTMRNIVGEVDLDALLAERERISQQIREIIDEATDPWGIEVQSVELKDIILAENMKRVIARQAEAERERRAVTIQAEGELEAAQNMADAASTLNDEEGALHLRTLQTLNSLSSDDSNTVIFAVPTEALRALESIGASDEK
- a CDS encoding MATE family efflux transporter, coding for MGVGPVHAVVPLRFASVPNPIRATVEGIGRLLVYLRLITASRAQRIAGLAWPRILTGLARMSKATADVAMVGVAVGPAAIAGVGYGVPYWTMTYMLGGGIAGGTISLVSQRYGGGRYDDIDRAVKVSVMAALLVTLPLVVVFWTLPEPLIRLIGTGEAAIQYGTRYLRVASLAMPFAALNLIGSRTLIGADDAWTPMIVRAGGAVINVGLNAVFIFVFDLGVVGAALGTVLGSVGGVLVLGWGLTVGRLPFVGPLPVQVDWSAPYWDAADARHLARISTPLALRKVAQNGGQFPLLAIVGLYGPNMVAAFVVALRVRALMNTPGWGFGLASSSLVGQSLGAGNEQDADGYARDTLRFTVATYALVGAAVFVVADPVSALFVDDGAVRATTTALIRAACVSVLLWGVMNGALGPLRASGDTTWPFYGQLLGLFVFALPLAYLGAVTSLGIWGLYGTLFAETAVPAAVIYYRFRTQKWKRISRQNREAAMGQAS
- a CDS encoding type 1 glutamine amidotransferase domain-containing protein; protein product: MSLSHCRVAVLVDKSFEDLEFWVPTMRLREEGAEVVVAGREADATFTGKHGLTATTDVAARTLAPGDLDGVVVPGGWAPDKLRRDEGVQALVREMDAQQKIVAQICHAGLVGISAGIVEGRQATGSTGIKDDLVNAGATWVDEAAFQEDHLVWGRVVKDIPAFCRTLVQALQDA
- a CDS encoding superoxide dismutase — its product is MAFDLPDLPYDYDALEPHIDEQTMRIHHDKHHAGYTRKLNNALEGHDDLQEHSIEELLAGLDTLPTDVQTPVRQNGGGFYNHRLFWNVMSPDGGGTPDGDLADAIHDAFGSYEDFKDAFADAATGQFGSGWGWLVAQPNGDVTVTSTPNQDNPLLEGHTPILGIDVWEHSYYLNYQNERGTYVDEWWNVVDWDAVGENYDEIVGA
- a CDS encoding saccharopine dehydrogenase family protein; translated protein: MSALIYGAYGYTGQLIARAAVERGLQPVLAGRNADRLAELGAALDLPTRTVSLSDPERLRTALDGISVALHCAGPFVRTAPPMIAACLETGTHYLDLTGEVDVFRRLADRGADAEAAGCMVLPGIGFDVVPSDCLSRFVAAHTPDADILEVALYAEGTVSQGTLKTLIEQMGRGGVVRREGRLHDVPPGWTSRNVDFGDRRRGVTSIPEGSVVTSGVSTDVPNVTAYIAVPLLVQSLLRASRHVQGILTWPPLKQLLKRLVEQGRPGPSAEERQQGRTVVWASARGSEGGVTTARLHGPEAYTFTARSAVEALQRVLDGTAPAGYQTPATAFGADFALAVDGTSRQIVEEPSRA
- a CDS encoding M14 family zinc carboxypeptidase — translated: MSFALTSLVDETPTFRAHGTVRSPIESACAQHPDVATFRELGSSEDGTMLYGAVVGTGPITVSLIAGNHADEPVGPETLRSFLINGLARRDDMESLLRRFQFVVVPHTNPDGEARNRAWMEAWPDLEAYLMEAVRENPGRDMEYGFPDMRPENTHVSAFLREHGPFDLHASLHGMSAGEGAMLLINRPWTFRTQSLRDDFASAAAAKGLPLHDHNRKGEKGFFWIEPGFQTTPRGDAMRTYFRARSDAAMAERFHDSSMEFVASLGGDPLSLVTELPLFLIRGEEGDGHQPTRYLKLRERLPDIKARLDRGEDVDELLAPFDVRPVPLKTAMHLQFRALELGLRAVAPDYTS
- a CDS encoding cold-shock protein, whose product is MAERETGTVKWFSNEKGYGFIVAEDRDEDLFVHYSEIDTEGFKSLDEDDRVEFTVGHTDKGPNAQDVVVIG